In Deinococcus irradiatisoli, the genomic stretch TGATCGGCTCGGCGGTGGTGGGGCCATCCAACCCGATGCCGAACCAGAACTACATCAACGGCGCGGCAGTCAGCAACGCCAACCCGCTGCCGTTCAAGCCGATGGACGCTGCCGGCAACTTCATCGGCGGCAGCAGCTTTCCCTTCTTCACCAAGCTGACTGACAGCACGGGCGCGGTCATCAACAGCACCAACGCGGTGCCGACGTACCTCGCGGATACCAGCGGCAACCGGCTCGGCACCAGCGGCTTCCCGCTGTTCTTCAAACTTCTCGATTCGGCAGGTGCGGCCTTCGGCACTGCTAGCAACCCACTGAACGTCAAGGGGACGGACAGTACCCTCACGGCCATGGGCGGGGCCATCGGCACCCGAATCTACACCGCCCAGACCGGCGTGCTGGCCGCCAGTGCAGAGGTCAGCATCTTTGGTGGCGCCACCCTCGGCGGCTTCGCGGCCACCAAGAGCATTCGGATTCTGACCTTTGCCATTGCCATGAACACCGATACCGGGATTCGCCTGAAGCCGAACTTCCGAGCGAACGGCGGCGGCAGCGCCGCACTGATGAACGGCCTGTACAGCGACGGCTCCGGCTATACCGTGATCACCCCGGCGTACCTGCGCGCCAACTGGCACCCGATCTTCTACCTGGCCGTCGATAACCACACGGCCACCACGCCGAGCGTCGATACCGACACCAACGTCGTCTACGGCGCTGGTGCGTACGTGATCGCCATCCGTCCGGAACTGCTGCCCTTCCTGATGGCCAACGGCGGCGACATTACGCTCCTCAACCAGTCCTCGACGCTCTCCTACAACGTCACCAGCACCGTGTTGGTCTCCGAGGTGATCCCCTGATGGCAAAAACCATGGTGAGTGAGTCCCAAGACGGGAAGATTGCCCGGCTGACCAAAGCGCTGGAAACGGCCCTCGACTCGGCTGGGAACCTGAAACAGATGGGCGGTGGCTACGGCCTGGCCACTGTCCTGCCCGGCCCGAAAGCCTATCCGGTGGGGGCCTTACTGCCCGAGCCGGTCTATCTGCCGAATGCAGGCGCACCGGTGGCCCACGTCCCCGACAGCCTCGGGCCGGATGGGAACACCCTCTACGGCCACACGGTCGGCGCGGGCGGCGCGATGACTAAGCTGTGGTCAAGCGCGGACGGTCTGGGCACCATCACGTATGGTGCTGACCTCTCGACCCTGACCGGTCCGAACGCCCTGCTGGCCGGCGAGATCATCGGCTGCGTGGTCAAGACGTGGCAGGGCGTGTTTGTCACGGTGGTCAACACCAGCGGCACCGAGTCGGGCGGGATCTACTACTCGACTTCCTTCAGCAGCGGTTTTACGCGCGTGAAGACCACGGGGGTCAGTCTCCCCAAAATGCCGATGACCGTGCATCACGGCAAGAACGCGCTGTACTCGATTTACATCGTCGGTGAGTACAGCCAGGTCACCAACTACCTCTCGCAGTTCTTCATCAGCATCGACGGCGGCGCCACCTGGACCGCGTTGCAGCCTTCGATGCGCACCATCGTTGCTCCAGGCATCAATTCCCACTGCCACGCCTCCTGCGTGGATCGGCGTTCAGGGCGCATTTACCTGAGTTTCGGTGACGGCAACAACCGGGGCTTCTACTACTCCGATGACCTCGGCGCGACCTGGACCGAGGCGCCTGACCCGGTGTCCATGCTGGCGAGTGCCAGCGGCTGGCAGCCGGCGAACAGCGTCACGGCGGGCGATAAGACCAACGGCTATCAGCAGCCGACCATGCTGATTCCCGTCGATGCCGGAATCATCACCCAGCCTGACACCTTGATGGCCGCCAGCCTCCAGATCATCCGGCGTGACACGGGCAGCCCACAGAACGAAGTGTGGCGGCACGAGTATCTGCACACCATCCAGTACCGCCGGCAGGCATTCCAGGCGTTTGCCA encodes the following:
- a CDS encoding sialidase family protein, with the protein product MAKTMVSESQDGKIARLTKALETALDSAGNLKQMGGGYGLATVLPGPKAYPVGALLPEPVYLPNAGAPVAHVPDSLGPDGNTLYGHTVGAGGAMTKLWSSADGLGTITYGADLSTLTGPNALLAGEIIGCVVKTWQGVFVTVVNTSGTESGGIYYSTSFSSGFTRVKTTGVSLPKMPMTVHHGKNALYSIYIVGEYSQVTNYLSQFFISIDGGATWTALQPSMRTIVAPGINSHCHASCVDRRSGRIYLSFGDGNNRGFYYSDDLGATWTEAPDPVSMLASASGWQPANSVTAGDKTNGYQQPTMLIPVDAGIITQPDTLMAASLQIIRRDTGSPQNEVWRHEYLHTIQYRRQAFQAFAKGPYATYNGGAEIYLQSNRNGAASGNTSAGHEMWIVGTGDNGRSWHNLATIKHPTASSLSMADGIVGVDNLGYMYAYVGLGTTPYIAKFKRGGTDGLTWQY